The following are encoded in a window of Pygocentrus nattereri isolate fPygNat1 chromosome 5, fPygNat1.pri, whole genome shotgun sequence genomic DNA:
- the si:ch211-132e22.4 gene encoding uncharacterized protein si:ch211-132e22.4, whose product MDIIEHFIQNLTVCNGKDNVTSINNDAIKIIRWVSFALGLPGVCFSIYLMSQQVSNGKAAPVYLISLLASDIFSIFGQPNKPIDSITQASTLGDISSLVFYFGVITNIVFMVCVAQERYLLVACSQHVACCIKVKQSAIVSLAMWAAPIAILMLALNGYMLCFSIILLLPLAVLSFFLVDTFRALYCSRRSVHVHERKRILGMQAMLFFNYSFLYFPFVLNTLFNALSLKCYTQYLGLVVNTFLNFGPFVDPFLSFFLTKVKDLKEACSCCKRRRKPVDETPTVETVSEIVTRL is encoded by the coding sequence ATGGATATCATTGAACATTTCATTCAAAACCTAACTGTATGCAATGGCAAAGACAACGTCACCTCCATTAATAATGACGCTATTAAGATTATTAGATGGGTGTCTTTTGCTCTCGGACTGCCTGGTGTCTGCTTCTCAATTTATCTCATGAGCCAGCAGGTCAGCAATGGCAAAGCTGCCCCCGTCTACCTCATCAGCCTGCTCGCCTCGGACATCTTCAGCATCTTTGGACAGCCAAATAAGCCTATAGACAGCATTACGCAGGCCTCCACACTGGGGGACATTTCCTCCTTGGTGTTTTACTTTGGCGTCATCACCAACATCGTGTTCATGGTGTGTGTTGCACAGGAACGGTACCTGTTGGTGGCTTGTTCACAGCACGTTGCCTGTTGCATCAAGGTTAAACAGTCAGCCATAGTTTCTTTGGCCATGTGGGCAGCCCCCATTGCTATCCTCATGCTGGCTCTGAATGGCTACATGCTCtgtttctccatcattctcctgCTCCCACTTGCTGTTCTGTCCTTCTTCTTAGTGGACACCTTTAGGGCCCTTTATTGTTCCAGAAGGTCAGTGCACGTTCACGAGCGAAAAAGGATTCTGGGTATGCAGGCCATGCTTTTCTTCAACTACAGCTTCCTCTATTTTCCTTTTGTCTTAAACACACTGTTTAATGCTTTATCACTCAAATGCTACACTCAGTATTTGGGACTGGTCGTTAACACATTCTTGAATTTCGGGCCCTTTGTGGATCCGttcctctccttttttctgaCGAAAGTGAAGGATTTAAAAGAAGCGTGCTCCTGCTGTAAAAGGAGGCGCAAACCAGTGGACGAGACGCCCACTGTAGAAACAGTCTCTGAGATTGTAACTAGACTCTGA